In Ruminiclostridium papyrosolvens DSM 2782, the following proteins share a genomic window:
- a CDS encoding family 43 glycosylhydrolase, protein MKKACKILGLLIIFSTLFSFVCYADNPLVQTLYTADPAPMVYDGTCYLYTGHDEDTIVNNFYTMNDWRCYSSTDMVNWTDHGSPLKATTFSWAKGDAWAGQVINRNGKFYFYVPVTRKTGGYALGVAVSDSPVGPFTDAIGKPLVTNNGGSDIDPTVFIDDNGQAYMYWGNGNLWYVKLNQDMISYSGSVVQVSKPSGYIEGPWFYKRNNLYYMVYAGWAGGSENIQYATSNSPTGPWTSKGAIMPNQNSFTNHPGVTDYKGNSYFFYHTGNLPGGGSYHRSVGVEQFKYNSDGTIPNIPITQTGPTQIGKLNPYVKNEAETICWESGIETEVCSEGGMDVGSIENGDYIKVKGVDFGTGAVSFDARVASANSGGNIELRLDSPTGKLVGTCAVSGTGGWQTWTDKSCTVSGATGAHDLYLKFTGGSGYLFNLNWWKFNQEIVNPVVVGDLNGDGSVDAADYVLMKKYILGLITDFPVDNDIEAGDLNKDGVIDSLDLIAFKKLLLGIG, encoded by the coding sequence ATGAAAAAGGCTTGTAAGATATTGGGACTTTTAATTATTTTTTCTACTCTTTTTTCATTTGTATGTTATGCGGACAATCCATTGGTACAAACTCTTTACACTGCCGATCCTGCTCCTATGGTGTATGACGGTACTTGTTATCTATATACAGGACATGATGAAGATACAATAGTTAATAATTTTTATACCATGAATGACTGGAGATGTTATTCATCAACTGACATGGTAAACTGGACGGATCATGGATCACCATTGAAGGCTACTACCTTCAGCTGGGCAAAAGGTGATGCTTGGGCAGGACAGGTAATTAATAGAAATGGTAAGTTTTATTTCTATGTCCCTGTAACCAGAAAAACCGGCGGCTATGCACTGGGTGTTGCCGTATCTGACAGCCCTGTAGGGCCATTTACAGATGCTATAGGAAAACCACTGGTAACCAACAACGGAGGCTCTGATATAGACCCTACCGTATTTATAGACGACAACGGACAGGCTTACATGTACTGGGGAAATGGAAATTTATGGTATGTAAAGCTGAATCAAGATATGATTTCTTATTCAGGAAGTGTTGTACAGGTATCCAAACCTTCAGGCTATATAGAAGGACCATGGTTCTATAAACGCAATAATTTATACTACATGGTTTATGCCGGATGGGCTGGAGGAAGCGAAAACATACAGTATGCCACAAGCAACAGTCCTACCGGACCATGGACATCTAAAGGTGCTATTATGCCTAATCAAAACAGTTTTACTAACCATCCGGGGGTAACGGACTATAAAGGAAATTCCTATTTCTTTTATCATACAGGTAATTTACCAGGCGGAGGAAGCTATCACCGTTCTGTAGGTGTAGAACAATTCAAATACAATTCTGACGGTACAATCCCCAATATCCCCATAACTCAAACCGGCCCTACTCAAATCGGAAAGCTGAACCCATATGTCAAAAACGAGGCTGAAACAATCTGCTGGGAGTCCGGCATTGAAACAGAAGTATGCAGTGAAGGCGGAATGGATGTAGGTAGTATTGAAAATGGCGACTATATAAAGGTAAAAGGTGTGGATTTTGGTACCGGTGCCGTATCCTTTGATGCAAGAGTGGCTTCGGCAAATAGTGGAGGAAATATAGAACTCCGTCTTGACAGCCCTACCGGAAAACTGGTGGGAACCTGTGCCGTCAGCGGAACAGGCGGTTGGCAGACATGGACGGACAAGTCTTGTACAGTTAGTGGTGCCACAGGAGCTCATGATTTATACCTGAAGTTTACAGGGGGCAGCGGATATCTATTCAATCTGAACTGGTGGAAGTTTAATCAAGAAATAGTAAACCCTGTTGTTGTAGGGGATCTAAATGGAGATGGCAGTGTAGATGCGGCAGATTATGTATTGATGAAGAAATATATTCTTGGATTAATTACTGATTTTCCTGTAGATAACGACATTGAAGCAGGAGATTTAAACAAGGACGGAGTTATTGATTCACTTGATTTAATTGCGTTCAAAAAACTCTTATTGGGTATTGGTTAA
- a CDS encoding dockerin type I domain-containing protein, translating into MINEIMASQNPETGMENFTKLNDSLYYNNGSDLYVNMYLSSTMNWSENGLSLTQQANVPLSDKVTYTMVKYGDVNTDGTVDTIDLVLLKQFLLG; encoded by the coding sequence TTGATAAACGAGATCATGGCTTCTCAAAATCCTGAAACAGGAATGGAGAACTTCACAAAGCTGAACGACAGCTTGTATTACAATAATGGCTCGGATTTGTATGTAAACATGTATCTTAGTTCTACCATGAACTGGAGCGAAAATGGTCTTTCATTGACACAACAGGCAAATGTACCGTTATCAGATAAAGTAACCTATACTATGGTAAAGTACGGTGATGTCAATACGGATGGCACTGTAGATACAATTGATTTGGTTCTGTTAAAGCAGTTCTTGCTGGGGTAA
- a CDS encoding carbohydrate-binding protein: MKKVRAVISLLLLGLTFTIVMALNTGAWDNNLAKTPPMGWNSWNIFHGDINETKIKQIADTMVSSGMKDAGYVYLNLDDNWMANPARDSNGNLKADPKRFPNGIKALADYVHDKGLKLGIYGCRGTMTCMNIPQSGSKGYEDKDAKTFASWGIDYLKYDNCNIPNGSDMKTDYQKMQTALANCGRPIVFSICAWGYQSWMPATGNLWRTTGDIADKWDNGNEWFKGIINAIDGNAQYTSSAAPGAWNDPDMLEIGNGGCTAEEYRTQMSMWSMMASPLIAGNDIRTMSQTTKDILMNKEVIAIDQDPAGIQGKRVKSSNGQEIWVKSLGTNGTTKAVALLNRNSSTSNITVNWSDIGVTGSVTVRDLWAKADKGSFTGSYTASVPAHGTVLLKISTEPPAPVDATKQIEAESYSNQSGIQTEKCTEGGENIGFIENGDYAVYNNVDFGDGVGSFQARVASATNGGTIEIRLDSATGTLVGTCAIFGSGDWQTYTDVKCVVTEATGKHDVYLVFKGDSGYLFNINWFKFFKGSNNTENLGDINSDGQIDAIDLQLLKKYLLGLGEIENPKLADLDANGDINSIDFSLLKQFILGISTSFPGQGAV, from the coding sequence ATGAAAAAAGTTCGTGCGGTCATTTCATTATTACTTTTAGGGCTTACATTTACGATAGTAATGGCCCTGAATACCGGAGCATGGGACAATAATCTTGCCAAAACACCACCCATGGGATGGAACAGCTGGAATATCTTCCACGGAGATATTAATGAAACTAAGATTAAACAGATTGCCGACACAATGGTAAGTTCAGGAATGAAGGATGCAGGCTATGTGTATCTGAATCTGGATGATAACTGGATGGCAAATCCGGCACGTGATTCCAATGGAAATCTGAAAGCCGACCCTAAGCGTTTTCCAAATGGGATTAAGGCTTTAGCGGATTATGTACATGATAAGGGTCTCAAACTTGGAATATACGGCTGTCGTGGAACAATGACCTGTATGAATATTCCTCAAAGCGGAAGCAAGGGTTATGAGGACAAGGATGCAAAGACATTTGCTTCATGGGGAATTGATTACCTTAAATATGATAACTGCAATATACCTAATGGAAGTGACATGAAAACCGATTACCAGAAAATGCAGACCGCTCTTGCAAATTGCGGACGACCAATCGTATTCAGCATATGTGCATGGGGATATCAGAGCTGGATGCCTGCAACAGGTAATTTATGGCGTACTACCGGGGATATCGCAGATAAGTGGGATAACGGAAACGAATGGTTCAAAGGTATCATAAATGCAATTGACGGTAATGCCCAATACACCAGTTCAGCTGCTCCGGGAGCATGGAATGATCCCGATATGCTTGAAATAGGAAACGGTGGATGTACAGCAGAGGAATATCGTACACAGATGAGCATGTGGAGTATGATGGCATCTCCTTTAATTGCAGGAAATGATATAAGGACCATGTCACAGACAACAAAAGATATTCTGATGAATAAGGAAGTAATAGCAATAGATCAGGACCCTGCAGGAATCCAAGGGAAAAGAGTTAAAAGTTCAAACGGGCAGGAGATTTGGGTAAAATCTCTGGGGACAAATGGGACAACTAAGGCAGTTGCTTTATTAAACAGAAATTCATCAACATCCAATATTACAGTTAATTGGTCAGACATAGGTGTTACTGGAAGCGTTACGGTAAGAGATTTGTGGGCTAAAGCTGACAAAGGCAGTTTTACAGGTTCATACACAGCGTCAGTTCCTGCACATGGGACAGTGCTGCTTAAAATATCAACTGAACCCCCGGCACCTGTAGATGCAACTAAACAAATAGAAGCGGAGAGCTACAGTAATCAATCGGGAATCCAAACAGAAAAATGTACCGAAGGCGGAGAGAATATAGGCTTTATTGAAAACGGAGACTATGCTGTTTACAACAATGTGGATTTCGGCGATGGTGTGGGGAGTTTTCAGGCCAGAGTAGCAAGTGCAACTAACGGAGGAACCATTGAAATACGCCTTGACAGTGCTACGGGTACGTTGGTGGGAACATGTGCTATCTTCGGAAGCGGAGACTGGCAGACTTACACTGATGTAAAATGTGTTGTCACCGAAGCTACAGGAAAACATGATGTTTACCTTGTATTCAAAGGTGACAGCGGATATTTATTTAATATTAATTGGTTTAAATTCTTTAAAGGCAGTAATAATACCGAAAATTTGGGTGATATAAATTCTGACGGCCAAATAGACGCAATAGACTTACAGTTGTTGAAAAAGTATCTTCTGGGATTAGGAGAAATTGAAAATCCAAAGCTGGCAGATCTGGATGCCAACGGGGATATCAATTCAATTGATTTCTCATTGCTGAAGCAATTCATACTTGGCATAAGTACAAGTTTTCCAGGGCAGGGGGCCGTATAA
- a CDS encoding carbohydrate-binding protein produces MKRKILSILLLVTMTTALFSATPMNTASAADTDFVLDGNNIKAGNVNGLTFKGFGVLSGNSSSALLMDYKSEHPEKYAELLQILFGGKNPIMTHVKIEMGNDRNNSTGPDPSTMRWENETANVKRHPGFQLAADAKKVNPNLKVSILRWNAPGWAKSNDKIYTWYKNTILAAYRQYGYMVDYVNPGVNEQSPDLTWTKQYAQRIKADSTGFNNADERALYNNIKVVISDEVSVGSFGDDMVSDATLRDAVSVAAYHYNTDDNSKGSFKKLAESYDKEVWNSEAQATFSNSSFRPNNNMKDPTAAGTGIGGINGPLEMGNTVIKGFVNSRRTHFIYQPAIGSFYEGGQFSFKELISARDPWSGWIHYDAGLVILRHFSWFSKAGWENKSNTAGVWRAVPQASFTGATGTNPVNGRNGTPSYMTLASPDKHDFSTVFINDSEYSKTYTFKTINMAFSANPSLEVWETRAADKGAAFNSNYMKYTGTVSANSSGVYAVNLKPYSVVTVTTLSNSGKADYNTPLPVEGERPVLDTDKTGSKQDTSDNILYADNFDYSDKTVPAIGDKGEITGTQSYIDSRGGQKSAIPRYTSDRNGAFEAYMPDGSNNYILRQQVDQSGMGLGGTWNNGNPITGIGDNRWMNYKASVDVSFEHNSTEGGNNYAAIGARQQGGDNSHYLNGTPYILKFWFDGGWSLLVNGSSAASGNVVSGSGGVKISGFNTAYNAWHNIAIMVADNKVTAYLDNTILYTYTDSSPRLSGRVDLASGYYNTCFDNLKVETIEGYTPYYSELLDNLEMYDLSSAPATKLIYSGSWAHENGKSMYNYQRSLSTSRGDGAALQYSFKGTGLDILGPNNGSAKLEVTVDGKVVDASVSTKVSGNLYQTFTLHGLEYGNHTVRLKVVSGTLVVDAVGVIANIAGASEAPDEQSAFSRIEAESYSNQSGIQTESCTEGGKNVGFIENGDYTVYKNVDFGDGAQSFQARVSSAASGGNIEIRLDSITGPVIGTCPVTGTGDWQTFADMKCSVSEASGKHDLYLKFTGDSGYLFNLNWFTFTARSSAILGDLNSDGQIDAMDFLLMKKYILGQGTIENTKIADLDASGTIDVLDLLLLKQYLLGTITSFPGQST; encoded by the coding sequence ATGAAAAGAAAGATTTTATCTATTCTTCTGCTTGTCACTATGACTACAGCATTGTTTTCAGCTACACCGATGAATACCGCTTCAGCCGCTGATACGGACTTTGTATTGGACGGAAACAATATCAAAGCCGGAAACGTCAACGGTCTGACTTTTAAGGGCTTTGGCGTTCTTAGCGGCAACAGCTCAAGTGCGCTGTTGATGGATTATAAGTCGGAACATCCTGAGAAATATGCAGAATTACTGCAAATCCTGTTCGGTGGAAAAAATCCAATCATGACACATGTCAAGATTGAAATGGGTAACGACCGTAATAACTCCACCGGGCCGGATCCTTCTACCATGCGTTGGGAAAATGAAACAGCCAATGTTAAAAGACACCCCGGCTTTCAACTGGCGGCTGACGCAAAGAAGGTTAATCCCAATCTTAAAGTCAGCATTTTACGTTGGAACGCCCCAGGTTGGGCAAAGAGCAATGATAAGATTTATACATGGTACAAGAACACCATATTGGCAGCATACCGCCAATATGGGTACATGGTTGATTACGTAAATCCGGGGGTCAACGAACAATCACCTGATTTAACTTGGACTAAGCAATATGCCCAGCGCATTAAAGCAGACAGTACAGGTTTTAACAATGCTGATGAAAGGGCACTTTACAACAACATTAAAGTGGTGATTTCCGATGAAGTTTCCGTAGGCTCCTTCGGGGATGATATGGTAAGTGATGCAACACTTCGTGATGCCGTGTCAGTTGCCGCATATCACTATAATACCGATGACAACAGCAAGGGAAGTTTCAAGAAGCTTGCTGAATCCTATGACAAAGAGGTATGGAACAGCGAAGCACAGGCCACTTTTAGTAACTCGTCCTTTCGTCCCAACAACAATATGAAAGATCCAACAGCAGCAGGAACAGGCATAGGTGGTATAAACGGCCCGCTGGAAATGGGAAACACTGTTATTAAGGGGTTTGTAAATTCCAGAAGGACACATTTTATCTATCAGCCGGCTATTGGTTCTTTCTACGAAGGTGGACAGTTCTCATTTAAGGAATTGATATCCGCACGTGATCCTTGGTCAGGTTGGATTCACTACGATGCAGGACTTGTCATACTTCGGCATTTCAGTTGGTTTTCAAAGGCCGGCTGGGAAAATAAAAGCAATACCGCAGGAGTTTGGAGAGCAGTACCTCAGGCCAGTTTCACAGGTGCTACAGGTACAAATCCGGTTAACGGTCGCAATGGCACTCCCAGTTATATGACACTTGCCTCCCCTGACAAACATGATTTTTCAACTGTTTTTATTAACGATAGTGAATACTCCAAAACCTATACTTTTAAGACTATAAATATGGCTTTTTCCGCAAACCCTTCTCTGGAAGTATGGGAAACCCGTGCAGCAGACAAGGGAGCAGCTTTTAACAGCAATTACATGAAATACACCGGAACGGTTTCAGCAAATAGCAGCGGAGTTTATGCAGTGAACTTAAAACCTTATTCGGTGGTTACAGTTACAACGTTAAGCAACAGTGGAAAAGCTGATTACAATACGCCCCTTCCGGTGGAAGGTGAACGCCCTGTGCTAGACACAGACAAGACCGGTTCTAAACAGGATACCAGCGATAACATATTATATGCCGACAACTTTGATTATTCTGACAAAACTGTTCCTGCCATAGGTGATAAGGGGGAAATTACCGGAACTCAAAGCTATATTGATTCCCGTGGGGGTCAAAAAAGTGCCATACCACGGTACACCAGCGATAGAAACGGTGCATTTGAAGCATATATGCCCGACGGTTCAAACAACTATATTCTTCGCCAACAGGTGGATCAATCCGGTATGGGGCTTGGAGGTACTTGGAATAATGGTAATCCTATAACGGGTATCGGAGATAACCGTTGGATGAACTATAAGGCAAGCGTTGATGTTTCATTTGAACACAACAGTACTGAGGGAGGTAACAATTACGCTGCTATCGGTGCCAGACAACAAGGAGGTGATAATTCACACTACTTAAATGGTACTCCTTATATACTGAAATTTTGGTTTGATGGAGGTTGGTCGCTGTTAGTCAATGGCAGTTCTGCGGCAAGCGGCAATGTAGTAAGCGGCTCGGGTGGTGTGAAAATAAGTGGCTTCAATACAGCTTATAATGCATGGCACAACATTGCAATAATGGTTGCAGACAACAAGGTGACTGCGTATCTGGATAATACCATCCTTTATACTTACACCGATTCCAGCCCAAGATTGTCCGGACGTGTTGACTTGGCCAGTGGCTATTATAATACTTGTTTTGACAACTTAAAAGTCGAAACAATTGAGGGTTATACACCTTACTATTCAGAACTGCTGGACAATCTGGAAATGTACGATTTGTCTTCTGCTCCTGCTACAAAGCTTATTTATAGCGGTTCTTGGGCTCATGAGAACGGCAAATCCATGTACAATTACCAACGCTCCCTTTCCACCAGCCGGGGAGATGGAGCGGCACTTCAGTACTCCTTTAAAGGCACCGGGTTGGATATTCTTGGCCCAAACAACGGTTCTGCTAAGTTAGAGGTAACGGTTGACGGAAAAGTTGTTGACGCTTCGGTCAGCACGAAGGTGTCAGGCAATTTATACCAAACTTTTACACTTCACGGCCTTGAGTATGGTAATCACACAGTGCGTTTGAAGGTGGTAAGCGGTACTTTGGTGGTAGATGCTGTTGGGGTTATTGCAAACATAGCCGGTGCTTCGGAGGCTCCCGATGAACAATCTGCGTTTTCGAGGATTGAAGCGGAGAGCTACAGCAACCAGTCAGGAATTCAGACTGAAAGTTGTACGGAAGGCGGAAAGAATGTCGGTTTTATAGAAAATGGGGATTATACAGTTTACAAAAATGTGGACTTTGGAGATGGTGCGCAGAGCTTTCAGGCAAGAGTATCAAGTGCCGCCAGCGGAGGTAATATAGAAATCCGTCTTGACAGTATTACAGGACCTGTAATAGGAACTTGTCCGGTGACAGGTACAGGAGATTGGCAGACCTTTGCTGATATGAAGTGCAGTGTCAGTGAGGCAAGCGGGAAGCATGACTTGTATTTGAAATTCACCGGGGATAGCGGATATTTATTCAACCTTAACTGGTTTACATTTACTGCAAGAAGTTCGGCAATATTGGGAGATTTGAACTCTGACGGTCAGATAGATGCAATGGATTTCCTGTTGATGAAAAAATACATTTTAGGACAGGGAACCATTGAAAACACCAAAATAGCTGACTTAGATGCAAGCGGAACTATTGATGTTTTAGATTTGCTGTTGCTCAAGCAGTACTTGCTGGGCACTATAACTTCTTTTCCGGGGCAGAGTACCTAA
- a CDS encoding non-reducing end alpha-L-arabinofuranosidase family hydrolase: MKHLIKKGFSIVFCVFMILASVSAVNAAANPNPSWNVDERVIFHNQCSPYDYYGAKDPTIVYYNGKYLVYYTGANKSGGWQMCFTSASTITDLKTAKRTYMSKIGESYFCAPEIFYFEPQKLWYLVYQDGTHGAAYATTTTPDDPNSWSGPKSFGISGNMGWDYYVICDDQYAYLYNTPSDGSGKLYMRKTTLANFPNKGWSTPTVACSNVFEGAEVYKSLADNQYYLLIEAMIDGRSYELFTSSSAGGPWTLVNNKWATKSNLTKYNADKWTTNVSHGELIRAGYNQKLEINDINKVDFLIQGTTNMSGEYQQITWDLGLIRNYTKGSDEPVTPKSAFDKIEAESWNDQSGIQNVTCDEGTEAVGYTENGDYSVYKSIDFGSGATNFQARVSSATSGGKIEIRLDSATGTLVGTCPVSGTGDWQTFADVNCSVSGVSGKHDLYLKYVGDSGYLMNINWFKFGTGSTDPVNPTSKLGDINSDGQIDSIDLQLIKKHILGLGTIENTKLADLDADGEVNAIDFSLMKQYILGVIVKFPGEGNTEPTTPKFHCFLLLGQSNMAGYAASQASDKVEDPRVLVLGFDNNSKLGRVTDQWDVACPPLHASWLDAIGPGDWFGKTMIQKVPSGDTIGLIPCAISGEKIETFMKSGGSKYNWIVNRAKLAQQKGGVIEGIIFHQGESNSGDTSWPGKVKTLVEDLRKDLSLGDVPFLAGELLYSGPCAGHNKLVNQLPSLISNSYVVSADGLVVDAADTQYRLHFGHDSSVTLGKRYAEKMIQALKW; the protein is encoded by the coding sequence ATGAAACACTTAATTAAAAAAGGTTTTTCCATTGTTTTTTGCGTGTTTATGATATTGGCAAGCGTTTCAGCAGTTAATGCTGCCGCAAATCCAAATCCATCATGGAATGTTGACGAGAGGGTTATTTTTCACAACCAGTGCAGTCCATACGATTACTATGGGGCTAAAGACCCTACTATTGTTTATTACAACGGTAAATACCTGGTTTATTACACAGGTGCAAATAAAAGCGGCGGATGGCAAATGTGTTTTACATCTGCAAGCACAATTACAGATTTAAAGACTGCTAAACGTACATATATGAGTAAAATAGGAGAAAGTTATTTCTGTGCGCCGGAAATATTCTATTTTGAACCTCAGAAATTATGGTATCTGGTTTATCAGGATGGTACTCACGGAGCAGCTTATGCAACCACAACAACTCCTGACGACCCGAATTCGTGGTCGGGGCCAAAATCCTTTGGCATATCCGGCAACATGGGTTGGGACTATTATGTAATATGCGATGACCAGTACGCTTACCTGTACAATACACCAAGTGACGGGTCGGGAAAACTGTATATGAGAAAAACCACTCTGGCAAACTTCCCTAATAAGGGCTGGAGTACACCAACCGTAGCCTGCTCAAATGTTTTTGAAGGAGCAGAGGTATATAAGAGTCTTGCCGACAATCAGTATTATCTGCTTATTGAAGCAATGATAGACGGAAGAAGCTATGAACTCTTCACATCATCAAGTGCCGGAGGACCATGGACTCTGGTAAACAATAAATGGGCAACAAAAAGCAATCTTACAAAATACAACGCAGACAAGTGGACAACAAATGTATCACACGGAGAACTTATACGTGCCGGATATAATCAGAAGCTGGAAATCAATGATATAAACAAGGTGGATTTCCTAATTCAAGGTACGACAAACATGTCAGGTGAATACCAACAAATCACCTGGGATTTGGGCCTTATCAGAAATTACACCAAAGGTTCTGACGAGCCTGTTACTCCAAAATCTGCTTTTGACAAAATAGAAGCTGAAAGCTGGAATGACCAGTCCGGAATCCAGAACGTAACCTGTGATGAAGGAACCGAGGCTGTAGGGTACACTGAAAATGGTGATTACAGCGTATACAAGAGCATAGATTTCGGAAGCGGTGCTACCAACTTCCAGGCAAGAGTATCAAGTGCTACCAGCGGAGGTAAGATTGAGATAAGACTTGACAGTGCAACAGGTACCTTGGTTGGGACTTGCCCTGTTTCAGGAACAGGGGACTGGCAGACCTTTGCGGATGTGAACTGTTCCGTCAGCGGTGTAAGCGGTAAACATGACTTATATCTCAAATATGTCGGAGACAGCGGATATTTAATGAATATTAATTGGTTCAAGTTCGGAACTGGTTCCACAGATCCTGTAAACCCTACTTCAAAATTGGGTGATATAAATTCTGACGGACAGATAGATTCCATTGATTTACAATTAATAAAAAAGCACATTTTAGGTTTAGGAACAATAGAAAACACAAAGCTTGCGGACTTGGATGCAGACGGAGAAGTTAACGCTATTGATTTTTCACTTATGAAGCAATACATACTGGGGGTTATAGTTAAATTCCCGGGAGAAGGTAACACAGAACCCACAACTCCTAAATTCCATTGCTTCTTATTGCTTGGTCAGTCCAATATGGCGGGATATGCTGCATCACAGGCCTCCGATAAGGTAGAAGACCCTCGTGTACTTGTACTGGGTTTTGACAATAATTCAAAACTGGGAAGGGTAACAGACCAGTGGGATGTGGCATGCCCTCCTCTTCATGCATCTTGGCTGGATGCCATCGGCCCCGGTGACTGGTTCGGAAAGACTATGATACAAAAAGTTCCTTCAGGTGACACCATTGGCCTTATACCATGTGCTATAAGCGGTGAAAAAATTGAGACTTTCATGAAGTCTGGGGGAAGCAAATACAATTGGATTGTAAACAGAGCAAAACTTGCTCAGCAAAAGGGCGGAGTAATTGAAGGCATTATATTCCATCAGGGTGAATCAAACAGTGGTGACACCAGTTGGCCCGGAAAAGTAAAAACTCTTGTTGAGGACCTTAGAAAAGATTTGAGCTTGGGAGATGTCCCATTCCTTGCAGGTGAATTGCTTTACAGCGGACCTTGTGCAGGTCACAATAAACTGGTAAATCAACTTCCTTCCTTGATTTCAAACAGCTATGTAGTTTCAGCTGACGGATTAGTAGTAGATGCTGCAGATACACAATATCGTCTCCACTTTGGCCATGATTCATCAGTTACTTTGGGTAAGCGTTATGCTGAAAAAATGATTCAGGCATTGAAATGGTAA